The following are encoded together in the Candidatus Methylomirabilis oxygeniifera genome:
- a CDS encoding protein of unknown function (Evidence 5 : No homology to any previously reported sequences): MLDRGWGPGVCEDLSERTIQHRRSTQGSLGPEENGDSNYPRVPQHAAGPHPRSMECQASEA, from the coding sequence TTGCTCGATCGCGGATGGGGTCCTGGAGTGTGCGAGGACCTGTCTGAGCGCACCATACAACATCGCCGTTCTACGCAGGGAAGCCTTGGACCGGAGGAGAACGGCGATTCGAACTATCCACGAGTTCCGCAGCACGCGGCAGGACCCCATCCGCGATCGATGGAATGTCAGGCGTCAGAAGCGTAA
- a CDS encoding putative TonB-like protein (Evidence 3 : Function proposed based on presence of conserved amino acid motif, structural feature or limited homology; Product type prc : putative receptor), protein MTPKDAFTLGRQGGHAEVDRVHDEVHSVMTLRVGSQAGPRSLGRFLLSSTGFHLIFAWIIISVGLPKVPSAPKPLVVTIIGSDSAEAPAASGRPDRTHTRQPAAPGPATQAVNSKVTAQPRVSPPSPDLTAQATESTASDDRVAEPKAVGVSAGGSHAASMGAATALAMGGASKGPVLLGSDGDGEVGSGPAGRGGAGRLDTALIAPSTPSVTVGSAQGAGGGGTGWSSNGGAGGRSSAPNYGINPLPKYPLLAREKGYEGTVYLRVLVRADGRVERLAVDRSSGYEILDRAAVDSVKEWAFFPAKKGGKSVQSWVLLPVKFALN, encoded by the coding sequence ATGACTCCAAAGGATGCCTTTACGCTTGGACGTCAAGGAGGCCATGCCGAGGTCGACCGGGTCCACGATGAGGTCCATTCTGTCATGACATTGCGGGTTGGATCGCAGGCCGGACCGCGTTCGCTGGGCCGATTTCTTCTAAGCTCTACCGGTTTTCACCTGATCTTCGCTTGGATTATCATCAGCGTTGGACTGCCCAAGGTCCCATCGGCTCCGAAGCCTCTTGTTGTCACCATTATTGGAAGTGACAGCGCTGAGGCGCCTGCCGCGTCGGGACGACCTGATCGCACCCACACTCGACAGCCGGCCGCGCCGGGGCCGGCGACGCAAGCCGTCAATTCGAAAGTGACAGCCCAACCTCGCGTCTCACCACCGTCGCCTGATCTCACGGCTCAGGCGACGGAATCAACGGCGTCGGATGATCGGGTTGCCGAGCCTAAGGCTGTCGGCGTGTCTGCCGGTGGATCACATGCGGCGAGCATGGGCGCAGCAACGGCTTTAGCGATGGGTGGCGCGTCGAAGGGACCTGTTCTGCTCGGGTCTGACGGAGATGGCGAAGTCGGCTCAGGCCCGGCCGGTCGAGGCGGAGCGGGCCGCCTTGATACGGCGTTGATTGCACCGTCGACACCATCGGTCACGGTCGGCTCCGCTCAGGGCGCGGGAGGGGGCGGAACGGGCTGGTCAAGCAATGGAGGCGCCGGAGGGCGGTCATCTGCGCCGAACTACGGAATCAATCCGCTTCCCAAGTACCCTCTCTTGGCCCGGGAAAAAGGGTACGAAGGAACGGTCTACCTGCGGGTTCTGGTCCGCGCGGATGGTCGTGTAGAGCGGCTGGCTGTCGATCGATCCTCCGGATATGAGATCCTGGACCGAGCGGCGGTAGACTCGGTCAAAGAGTGGGCGTTCTTTCCTGCCAAAAAGGGTGGGAAGTCGGTACAAAGCTGGGTGTTGCTACCGGTAAAGTTTGCGCTTAACTGA
- a CDS encoding exported protein of unknown function (Evidence 5 : No homology to any previously reported sequences), protein MTAFSQTSRSLSTIVVLLFIVSLLNLFVSPAWGGKPVSKPFYDENGQVIREEVDSTGSGRIDTWVTYQDGVPILQALDTNKDSKPDTWHHLSADRRVERTEKDGDGDGKSDIWIRYHQGSPIKAEQDLNIDGRADRFIFYEKGKAVRAEESLKRNGKITLWSFYDDAGVLVRDEEDAKGVGRPTLFSYYQEGKLSRREEDTKGSGRIDRWSYYDKDERLMKREAARKGSGRPDTWAYYENGQIVKQEEDTLGQGRPNVAYFFQAGALFRREEDTQGTGRPDLIDWYENDKPVKRQQDTRRQGKIDLVTHLLNGAIQRQEVDTKYEGRYDLVRFFENGRLAREEYDTNADGRSDVWVAYNEAGEKVFQEEDTDYTGRAQVRFRFTGGKVVKKEVVREERADGPPRLLIPKIP, encoded by the coding sequence GTGACCGCTTTTTCGCAGACCTCGAGATCGCTCTCCACAATTGTAGTCCTTCTTTTCATCGTCTCTTTGCTCAACCTATTCGTTTCTCCTGCATGGGGGGGTAAGCCGGTCAGTAAGCCGTTCTATGACGAAAACGGACAGGTTATCCGGGAAGAGGTCGATAGCACCGGTTCAGGGCGGATCGATACATGGGTCACCTATCAGGATGGCGTCCCGATTCTGCAGGCCCTGGACACGAATAAGGACAGTAAACCTGATACCTGGCACCACCTGTCTGCAGATCGTCGGGTAGAGAGGACGGAAAAAGACGGCGACGGCGATGGCAAGTCCGATATCTGGATTAGATACCACCAGGGAAGTCCTATCAAGGCGGAACAGGATCTGAATATTGATGGGCGAGCCGATCGGTTCATCTTCTACGAAAAGGGGAAGGCGGTCCGGGCTGAGGAATCGCTGAAACGTAATGGAAAGATCACCCTGTGGTCGTTTTATGACGATGCCGGCGTGCTCGTCCGGGATGAGGAGGACGCAAAAGGAGTCGGTCGGCCGACGCTTTTTTCGTATTATCAGGAGGGGAAGCTCTCGAGGCGCGAAGAGGACACGAAAGGATCAGGACGGATCGACCGCTGGTCGTATTACGATAAGGATGAGCGTCTGATGAAGCGTGAGGCCGCTCGAAAAGGATCGGGACGGCCGGACACGTGGGCCTACTATGAGAACGGACAGATCGTCAAGCAAGAGGAAGATACGCTGGGCCAAGGTCGGCCGAACGTCGCCTACTTCTTCCAGGCAGGCGCTCTGTTCCGGCGAGAAGAGGATACGCAGGGGACCGGCCGCCCGGACCTGATCGACTGGTACGAGAACGACAAGCCGGTCAAACGGCAGCAGGATACCAGACGGCAGGGGAAGATAGATCTGGTGACCCACCTTCTGAATGGAGCTATCCAACGACAAGAGGTTGATACCAAATACGAGGGACGGTACGACCTGGTTCGCTTCTTTGAGAATGGGCGCCTTGCCAGAGAAGAGTACGACACCAACGCAGACGGCCGGTCGGACGTCTGGGTTGCCTACAATGAGGCCGGCGAAAAGGTATTTCAGGAAGAGGATACCGATTACACCGGCCGAGCTCAAGTGCGGTTTCGTTTTACCGGGGGAAAAGTTGTGAAGAAGGAAGTGGTACGCGAAGAGCGAGCGGACGGCCCACCGCGCCTGCTGATACCCAAGATCCCATAA